Sequence from the Leptospira johnsonii genome:
GATATTTCCAAGACTATACACTTCTTCTTTCGTCCCGGCATCCGTTTTTCTTTTAACAACTAAAACAATGTTAGAAATATCGGAGGCCACAACCTTATCGTTTTTTAATTCTCCGATCTCGTCGTTGACAGGTCTGAGTTTAGTAACCAGAGATTTTCGGGTAATAAAGCGGACTCCGTCCAGTTTTAGGGAACCTTCTCCCCCTGAAACTTTTAGATAAAACTTTTTATCTACTAAATATCTATCGCGGACCGGGAAATTGAAATTTTCCATCGCGGGAACAAACTGGAAATACTCACTATCAATAATTTTTTTCCTTTTATTCAGGAAAGGGAGCATCTCTTCTATTCTTTTGTGAAAGTCCTTGATGTCTTTTGTGAGTCCTTCTATGTCACGGACCTGCATAGGTTCGTAAGGAAGGACTTTAATCTGACCGTCCTTCTCGAAGTCCTGAGAAAATATTTCCCAACTGAATAAGGAGATCAAAAGAAGTAAGATGAACGGTTTCTTCATTCGTAAAGTCCGGACGATTTCCTATATTTAGTGTCGTCCATTCCGTCAAAAAGCCCGGAATTTTCCTAAAAATTCGTTGAATTCCGGCCGGATTCTACGAAAAGGGAAGGGACGGATATGGAAATCAGCATTAGAAAATCCAGCGAAACAAATATAATCAGCCTCTCCGGGAGCCTGGACATCTATACGTCCATAGATCTCAAAAACTTTTTCGAACAGAACATTGATCGAACGAACAATAACGTTGTGATCAACCTGGAAAAGTTAAACTACATCGATTCCTCTGGGATCGGAATGCTGATCAAACAATTGAATTATGTCCAAGAATTAAGTGGAAAATTTTTCATAGCAAACATGAAACCTGCGATCGAAAAAGTTTTCAAAGTGGCAGGACTGACTTCTTATTTTCAAACTCTCTCAGAGTCCGAATTCACCAGCCAGTTCCCTTGATCTTTCAAGGATATTCCGGGGCAGTGTAGGACAAAAACACGTCCCAAACTCCCCAAAACCTGCCCTTTTCTCCCGCAAGCGGCGTAAGATTCAAATTCAGTCTACCTTCTCTCAACTCGGATGGATCCACTGTGATGTATGCAGGGGGAGTTCCTGCGTATAACGATTTGGAATATAAGTTTGCATCCGGAAAGCGAATCGTTCTTTTCACGATCCCGTTTACGGAAATTCTAAGCTCGCGATCGGGTAAAATCGCAGCGTTTTCGGTCTTGGAAAATAAGGTCAGATCGAAATAAACGTAGATAATGTCTTTTCTATTCGAGTCGGCGATGAGTAGGATATCCAACCCGGTTTCAGGAACCATTCTGCATTGGTTGTCAAATAGTCTACCGGTCCCGGCGCCCGGAGCAGGATCTTTTCTATCCGGAGCTAATTTCAGACCATTATGATAAGCCCAAATGGAAAGTTCGGGGAAGGTTTTATAGTCCTCGGAAATATAGTTTTCTCCCCCCATCGGTTTGGAGAAATTCTCAAAATTTTTCGTTTTCCGATTTTCCTGACCGATCGGACCCTGTCCGGCAGCGGCAAGAATGAAGAATAAGAGTATTGCAATTCGGTGCCAGTCCATCTTTTTAGAATATCGACCGTCCTTTGGAGAGAAACTTGAAAATTCTTAGAAGTCTGGAGAACTTAAAGAGCAACCTAAAGACTTCCACAGTCGTAACTTTGGGGAATTTTGACGGGATCCATCTGGGCCACCAGGCTCTTTTAGAAAGAACCAAGGAAATTTCCTTAGAAAAAGGTCTCCCTTCCTGCGTGGTCACCTATCATCCGAATCCTGCTTTGGTCCTAGGAAAGGACAAGGATCTGGGAGGCATTACCACCCAAGCAGATAAGGAAAATTTAATAGAATCTTACGGGATCGACTGGTTAGTAGTTGTCCCATTTACTCTGGA
This genomic interval carries:
- a CDS encoding LIC_12936 family protein, with product MKKPFILLLLISLFSWEIFSQDFEKDGQIKVLPYEPMQVRDIEGLTKDIKDFHKRIEEMLPFLNKRKKIIDSEYFQFVPAMENFNFPVRDRYLVDKKFYLKVSGGEGSLKLDGVRFITRKSLVTKLRPVNDEIGELKNDKVVASDISNIVLVVKRKTDAGTKEEVYSLGNIRSPNQRVKFVRSYRDNLAEVVRAIDKYVEGTIRADGKDVDTMLDGLESGGSFQEYNSNR
- a CDS encoding LIC10729 family protein, producing MDWHRIAILLFFILAAAGQGPIGQENRKTKNFENFSKPMGGENYISEDYKTFPELSIWAYHNGLKLAPDRKDPAPGAGTGRLFDNQCRMVPETGLDILLIADSNRKDIIYVYFDLTLFSKTENAAILPDRELRISVNGIVKRTIRFPDANLYSKSLYAGTPPAYITVDPSELREGRLNLNLTPLAGEKGRFWGVWDVFLSYTAPEYP
- a CDS encoding STAS domain-containing protein, translated to MEISIRKSSETNIISLSGSLDIYTSIDLKNFFEQNIDRTNNNVVINLEKLNYIDSSGIGMLIKQLNYVQELSGKFFIANMKPAIEKVFKVAGLTSYFQTLSESEFTSQFP